The DNA region taaaatttttatacattttggtttaaaaataattaagcttATGGAGCTAACATTTttacgttaattaaatatattttgtttttatagatagCTACCTACCTAAGCAGTAAAGGATGGCGTGTCATAGCCGGTTGTCGTCAAGGTGGACTCGGGGCGCGTTTGGCTGAATCCTGGTTACAGGCTCACGTGGCTGCCACCCCTGAAGACCAACCGCCGCCGAGGCTTGCTACACTGGAGTTGGATGTGGCGAGAGAGGATCTATTAGAAGAAGCAGCTAGAGCAACAGCGCAGCACTTGCCAGCTGGTGAACATGGTGAGGCAACATATTATGCTATTACATAATCTAtgttttgtacatattattcaaagtcaaaatgattacctaattcattatattaaaattaaaatttgtttaatatacatataatgtaccTACATCACACAGAATAAAGTACAAAACCAGAAACACAACCGGGTCATAGGGATAATCCTTTAtgactaattaattttacatttgacaACAAAACGTAATGCACTgcccgggaatcgaacccgggtcgCAAGAATGGGAATCTTGCATGATACCACTACACCAGCAGTGCTTGTTAGGATCTGTCGAAAAGTAAGTTCTGAACTTAATTATGGAAAACTTTTTAActgttattatcaaaaaaaaaggattaaaaatgtaataattcaaacttaaGCTATATTTTGACAAACCCTTTTTCATTTGTGATATACAAAGAGATTGCTAGCTACTACATAAGAGCCATCTATCGAGGATGGTAGGAGTTACGTAATACGGAGTGACTAAGCAGGACGAGCGCCAACGATAACTTAAACACTTCAACGTTcaagtaaataatgttatcagTAGCAGACAGATGCCGCCCTATTATTTAATCcgccatattaaaatatactatattaatactaacacaaagtaggaatacctaatacaaaaattatgtataagtaaCATGTAGCATCAATAAAGCTTTAAGCTATAATATGTTACTAACGGCGAATTGATTGCAAAGTTATACAATTCGCTACGCTTAACAacactgttttatttaaagtagtttTATAAAGGCAACGCTAATGCAatcaaatttgttttgtatttaattcatcTAGATTCTTGATCTTTTGACCCAGGCTACCATGCGCTTAAGATCCCTTTGTTTAACTTTTATCAAGATTGGTTCTGGAAAACATGACCTGTGGGGCTATAACGGTTAAagcatagcaactgttgctacCACATATTTGTTGTGGATTAATatcaaatgaaaacaaatttaatcaaaaatttaaatcagtattatggtcCCATGCAGTAGCATAATACTCCATAATACTAATTTATCGATTGCAACATttatcaatccgcaacaaatatttgacagCAACTGTTGCTATGCTCGAACCGTAATAGCACCAATGACCGCTCTGACATTACATTACGTTAagtatacgtaaatataaaatattcatataaccttaCACATAACCAGGTAACTAGCAACTTTTTAGTTTTCTGGGCATAAAAGGAGCTTTAATGAATGAGTATAGAAATATTTCATGAATAAATCATCTCGGCAAATACCAGTTTATCTACAGTATATTTGTTAACTatctaaatgataaattatatattttaggtgtATGGGCAGTTATCAATACAGCGGGCAGCAGCGGTCGCGGAGGAGCTCCCTGCTGGGAAAGCGCGCTGCGTAGTAATGTGCTTGGAGCGCTGCGAGTCGCGCGGACATTCTCCCCAATGCTTGCCGCTGCTGCTTCGGATCATCCTTATGCCGGACGCCTATTCTatattggtaaataaaattaatattaatataactgtaACAAGCGacactttttttaaagaaataatcgCTTAAAGTATCGATGAAATAATCGATCATTTATAACGTTGTCTTTTTCactgtatatttatgtatgtgtgttgtgttattattaaaattaaaacatataggTAGGTTTTAATAGTAAAAGCAATGTAATTCATCCCGtagattaatataatcttgtcttGCTTATGCTAACCTTTAAGCTTTTGATCATATACATTGTTGATTAGATGAAAATGTACAACTGAGACACCGAGTTATTCTatgattataagaaaaatataaatatagacgaGTAGATTATATTCCACTGCTCTGTTTTCAGCCTTAATATACGTTTAGtaagacttttttaaataaaatcttaacgaTATGTCTTTAGGATTGACATCAGATACTGCTTGCGAGAACTTGTCTCGGTTAGACAACGAAGCGAGCGAAGGGAATGCTGGAGCCGCTGCAGTGCGATGGGGAACATGGGGAGCTGCGCGGGCGCTTAGAGCGTCACTGCGCGCGCGCAGACTACATGTGGTACTCTTACACGCGCCAGATCTATCTGCCGCCGAAATATATGCGCCGCCCGTACAGCTTACACTACCAAGCCAGCCTTCAAGGTAATTCTAATTTATGCTGTAGCTTCACTACCTCAATAATCTAATAGACAAAGTCTAAAATTTCCATTTCTAATTACAGTCGCCCAGAAACCCCGAGTTCTGATGTGAGTTCATCCACTGCGACCTGCGCCGTCACCATGCCCGGAGAAGCGGCGGAGTACAGCGCCAAGGTCCTCCCAACCAGTGCCTTGAAAGTTCTAGAAGAAGCACTCACAAGCCCTTCTCCGCGCGACTCCTACTACTTGAAGATTAAACAAGACTCTTGGTTCACGAGGATGCCCTCTCTGAGAGTCGCCCATTGATTATGCGACGTTGAATGTATTGGAGTACTCGTTCCAAAATTCAGTCGATTCAATTCTAATTTCTCAAgtcatttattcatttaaaaattgaactAATCATGTAAATAGATACGTTAATTAGATTAGTGTCTGTATTGATTTGCTTTTCCCAAATTCTGAATAATTCGAACATATTATCGTTAagctcattaataattttattttattatttaattactactcTTATAATCAACGATTGCTTTAATTATAACTGCCTTTTTTATCTTATACgcgaatcataataatattgttatttttatccaaagaatcttttaattatacaaaattatatcacaatGAACATATGAAGCTACTGTATTTATAACACTTATTTCGTTTTACCATACTATATATTCTAGTTTGTATGTCACGACCTGCTTATCCCTTCGACGGCACGGGATAGTAGATGCATTGTGCCAAGTTCTCGGTACCAAATGattcaaaaacaattcaaaataacaaaGTGATTGATTGTCAACAGTCCGTACCACTCGACCTTACGACAGCGATTAAGCCACAATACGAATTTCATTTCAAGCAAATGCTTTTTATTATCGAATTTTAATTCGCACAGTGCCAATTATCTACGTTTGGGTTTTTATGGAAGTCACACTGTCCGTTAGTCCAGTGAAGCCATTATAGTTACATATGAAATAAGGTTTCATAACTTATCGTAGATAAACTTCAGTGCGTTTGTAATAGTTGATAGCGCTATCGACTTAATGAACAACGTAAAACACCGATGTATATAATGTTtgtgttgtaataaaatatttcttattaataattcttttatttatagtcaCACGACTCTGTCTttcttttatatgtaaaattttaaatctgaaACAAAAACTGCTGTTTTGTTCGGGTGATTTACGGACGAAGTCCTAATTGAATAATTCAaccgatttttataaaatttgatttgaagTAGGCTTGACTCTCAAGCAAGGACGCaagcgactttttttttaatacacccATTCAAGAAGGtgcaatttttatgtaaatacagcaccgttgaaatatttattaaattactagcgacccgacaCGGCTTCGCAAGCCAGTTACCTTCATTGGCTTACTGACAAAAGATCATCAatgtttcatcacaatcggatgaACAGTTAAGAAACGTATAGAAGACAAACATacacaaattcatttttatttattattacagtggATTTCATTTATTACGACCTTGGTTGTAGCGACCATTCCTCTATAGTGACGTTAAATCTAAGTCCCTTGAATTATGTACAAAGTTACAAACATATGGCTATAGTGACTTTGGATGTAACGTCGAGTTCGGACGTAGCGactgtttttattgaatagttttaataaattctcagAAATCTCATGCTGATGTTGCGACCGGAGTCAGCCAACAAAGTCACAAACGAGCTTTCTTATCTTTTGTTTACATCCACacgtttactttactttaaacaacaacaacaacaacaaacaacaacaacctttactttttgtttatagATATTAGCTAGGTAATTAGGTAGGTAAGCGTGTACGTTTCCGAGTTAAAATGGTTCAGTTACAAATTGATATTCAGAGTAGCAACTGTgtataataaacttttgaataaatatggCTCCTAGACGCACGTTCACTGTTAAAGAAAAGGCGGAAATCgtttcaaaattgaaaaatggTGCAAACAATGCTGATTTATGCAAAGAATTCAAAGTTTCGCATTCAACAATATCTACGATGTGGAAAAACCGTGATAAAATATTAGAGTGCTTTGAGTCCAAAtccttaaaaattaagaaaaaccgCAAGCCGACGCATTAAGATGTTGAACAAGCCCTTCTAGTGTGGCTTAAAGCTCAAAGAAGCCAAAACGTACCTTTGAGCGGTCGTCTGCTGCAAGAAAAAGTTAATCATTTTGCCAGACTGTTTGGGAAAATAGATTTTGAGTGTTCGGAAAGCTGGATATACCGATTTCGTCAACGGCACGATATTGTTGTAGGCAAAGTTTGTGGAGAAGCCGCTAGCGTGTCGCATAGGGACTGTGACAACTGGCTAAAAACAGTTTTTCCAAAATTGATAATATGGAACGCAGATGAGACATTAAGCTAACGCCtgaaaaaacattgaaatttaaatgagaAAAGTGCGTAGGTGGAAAATTATCAAAAGATAGAATCACCGTGCTTGTTGCATCAAGCATGGCAGGcgaaaaaagaaatttattggTCATAGGCAAGGCAAAAAAGCCCAGGTGTTTCAAAAATGTTAAATCTTTACCATTTGactaccaattaaataaaaaggccTGGATGACTTCAGATATTTTCGAAAACGTTCTACAAAAATGGGACTCCcagttaagaaataaaaaaagaagatcattttatttatttgcaattgcCCAGCTCATcctaaaattgaaaattttaccaACATAAAACTGGCATTTTTACTGCCAAATACAATTCAACCTATTGatcaaggaataattaaaaccCTCAAAAGTCATTATCGGAAGATTTTAGTACAGAAAATGATGAACGATGTCGAAAATGCGGCAGGCTCATTTTCCGTGAATCTTTTAGATGCTATTGAGATGATAACTACGGCATGGGCTCGAGTGACTCCTGATAGGATCAAAAAGTGTTTTCTACAGGCTAGGTTCTGTAAAACTTCGGTTAACATAACAATTGACGATGAGTTGGAAATACCATTGGCACAGCTGACAACAGCGTCAAGCGGAACAAATGTTGCGGATTGGGAAACATGTCAGTATTGACAGTCAGCTTATCACGACTAGCAATTTAACTGATAATGAAATTGTTGAAACTGTTGTTCCATCACCTACGACACAAGATGAGGAAAATGAGGAGGAAGAAGAAGATGACAAAGAAGGTGAGATTCCTACAACTGAGGATGTGTTATGTGCTGTGACAAGGCTCAAAAGATATTGTCTATTTGGTGATAGAAAGGATACTATAGACATTGAAGGCGTAATGAAAATAGAATACACCCTACAGCGTGTGCTAGCACAGAAAAATGAATTGAAGCAAAgtaatattacacaattttttaaatgtatcaataaataactatgtgtgcaaatatttttaacaatgaagGAATATAAACCATGTACATGTCTGTATCTTTTTGTCTTTGCCTGTAATGACATCCGGATGTAACGACAGAATAACAGTGGTCTCTTCATCGTCGTTATACCCGAAATCCACTGTATttacttcaaaaaatatattaaatattttacaaaaaaaacccgTAATGTATGAAGAAAAAGGCCATTTCTAGTTGTACTGGGGAAttcttcaatattattaaatttaataagacaGAAAAAACATATGATAGCATATACCAATAAATACTAGATGTATATAATCTGAAAGTTGAGTATTTTGAATAGACAGGtagattttgattatttaatagttcCGTTATTATAAAGACGCCGGACCATTTAACGCACAGTACAAAAggtaaagaatatttagatggTCAAGAAAAATATACCTCTTAGTAGTCTTTACCATAACTTAGACGGGGCAAGTGCCATTGTCAAGGGACCCCGAATGGCTtacagtgtatttttttttaaatgttactgaCAATGCGGTGGATGGATGAAAAATGGTTTATGGTTTCGCGAGCTAGAAGGTATTGTAGTGTATTGTTAtggtttattttcataattaattttatggtaatgtttactttaaataacattttaattgtgttataatacataattgttatcgttaaaatattttttcttggtgatagggctttgtgcaagcccgtctgggtaggtaggtactcatcagatattctaccgccaaacaacagtactcagtattgtagaGTTCCGATTTGTAGGTTGAGTGGGACATTGtaacgacaggcacaagggacataagatctaagtccacaaggttggtggcgcattggcgatgtaaggaatggttaatatttcttacagcgccattgcccATATGCTCCTCCAACAACCTGGACCTTCAAAAatgtaagtacatttttttaaagataacattgttttaaactacttttattattttacacatatttataataaataaatacttaaaaatcaaatattttttattgtttgttaaataaactaataagtaAGGgaaatgattgaaaaaaaaataaacaattaggacttacattttattctataatataatacaattagttCAAATTTCGCTTAACATTAATAGTACTACATTCTTACGATATATAGACactcatatttacaatattatttaaaaggctTTAAGTATATACACAGAGTCTCGATAAAATAAACTCTATATAACTCGGTCCAACTTggaatatcgattttttttattaattagaatacCGTCGTATTAcatgatatcaataaaattacatacaagtcaagttaatataaaattagtaaaaaaaccaAACGAATCTTTGGGCGAATAATCGAATAAGTAAAGTTTTTCCGAATAGTCGTATTCGGTAAAAGCTACATTGGGCCTATCACTAAACATATCACTATTGGCTGTGAGTAATATAACCCACACCGAGCCTAATTACGCAGCCGTAGACactaattattatactaaaggCACTAAGTTTTGTCATCCGTATATGTTGAAAGTCGCGATATTTTAAACGCCATGCTCACTTAACCTAAACATCACAGTTCCACAGGAATgttgtttgattttaaaaaatacgtttaaatatcTAATTGCAAGTCTGAACAGATTCGATGAGATGTGCGAAGTTCCCCCACAGTATTGGCCCCGAAGTACAGACCGTACCACCGCCACGAGATTCTTGGGGTAACTGGAATATATAAAACCTAACATTATTATCGAAGGTCCAATGTCGCTccacacttaaaatattttctggcTAGCATCTCGTAACCCGAATATAATACGAGtagatagatttaaatattaagaaatcaaTATTGTAATTCATCAGAATGTTTAGGAACGCGAAGGTAAGGCATAGTTTGTGAAAGGGTCGTCTTCCCACTTTAACGTATACCAATAGCTAGAATCCAATTGAATATTACTTCCCTACCCTTCTATATTAGATGAGTGAAACTAAATTTACACCCCACAAGGTCATCTCAAAACCCTACTTAAAAaccaatttaatgtatattacgtaataatataatactgaaatacaaaaaaaaattaaatacctgaAACCATTAATAATTTCcaaaaagtttgttttattatgtgtaATGGTCGATGATTTGATATGTGATGTGGACACATCACTAAAAGTTACAATAATTGTGTGACTCACGGCTCTGTTGATATCTCCGACGCAGACCCAGTAGTCGGCGACCTTGGTGTCCTGCGTGTTGTGCATCTTGTGCGCGACCGCCACCGTCCACTTGGAGTGGTCGTTGTGCGACGTGAACGACATCTTGGCGATCGGGAACTTCAGCCGTTCTATGTTGCGGACTCTGACACGATAAAGGATTCATTATGAATTACACTTTAACGGGGACAATATTTAGTATCTGTGGTAGTAAGGGCCTTGTAAGTAAGACTTGtacataaaatttttacatattaaatattctttcgGTTTTTTTGATATCGTGGTATTCACAGaggtaatcatattattattaactctttcgtttcatattttttattaactatttttatttgattatttatgccAACttgaatttattgatattcGTATATCGATATATACCTGTATAGAACGCCaagcaaatgtttttttttatcttaaataaaggTGGACtggctaatgggccacctgacagTAAGTggttgacgacctccgtggtcgagtagtgtgtacaccggttttcatgggtacgccactccgaggtcccgggttcgattcccggccgagtcgatgtagaaaaagttcattagttttctacgttgtcttgggtctgggtgtttgtggtaccgtcgttacttctgatttccataacacaagtgctttagctacttacattgggatcagagtaatgtatgtgatgttgtccaatatttatttattatttatttatagtggtcaccaccgcctacaGATATTAGCgcagtaagatatattaaacattcttacattgccaatgcgctaccaacacATGGAAGTTAGATGCTATATCCCTATAGTTGCCTATAGTTAGGCCATAGTTAGACTGGCTcaatcaaccttcaaaccggaaatcaacaatactgattattaCTGTTTAGTGGCTGAATATATGAgttgatggtacctacccagtcgcGCTTgctgccctaccaccaactgaAAGAGATTCAGACATAGCCCACTCATCTGAAAGATTTTTGACCAGGTGAGCTTGGAAGAgccctaaaatatataataactatacttactGAAAATTTCTCGTACACTCCGAGTCCAAAGTCCCAGGTCCATTAGTCCAGGATTCGACAAGCAAGTCTGACTGCAACACTTCAGCCACGAGACCACTGTACAAGTCGTCGTTGAACATCGCGCTCTTTGCAAACGAGAGGAATTTCCGACCAACTAACGTCTCGAAACTTTCGATGTGATACCTTAAATGgagaagtatttattaatatttacattattatgctGACGTTTTCGAATTCGGAATTGAAATAGGGTTAACAAAACAAcatttcgaaattcgaaaaaaaCTAAGTCTCTGTACACATCTGAGTAAAGCCTTTTTTGCCTGAAATGAGGCTTGGACCTAATTCATCACTGTTGGTGGAACAGTGCAATtgaatcaattataaacacaaattaagaatgtAGAAACTCTTTGGTACTTGCCCGGATTTATAATCACAGCTTGCTAATtatgaacatattattaaacataataagtgTTAAATgtgacaaaataatatgtatacatagtCAACATTACCAAGGAGCGGCATCGATGGTTTTATTTCGTATGACATCGACCAAGTTCGGTAATTCGCTATCAAATTCCTGAGGTATGTGATGATAAACTATAAGAGGCTCGTTGTATTTCAACTGCGTTCCAATTTGGTTGAGAGTTGACGTCGGTACGGACACACAGAGAAACGTCTGTCCATACTTCATGCCAGTAGTTGGGTAGTTGTACGAACTCACGTTCAAACCGTTcactaaaattaagaaaaaatagtttaaaatagtaCATTGTAGTAGACTTGGGttggatttaatttttttatatatatatataaaatcatcgCTTAAAGCGTTCCAGCGC from Vanessa atalanta chromosome 14, ilVanAtal1.2, whole genome shotgun sequence includes:
- the LOC125068827 gene encoding uncharacterized protein LOC125068827; amino-acid sequence: MDPLTWLSLGLQFAALCSIVGALLLYLLRKVRVAEVLPVDSAKTVLVTSVDSALGLQIATYLSSKGWRVIAGCRQGGLGARLAESWLQAHVAATPEDQPPPRLATLELDVAREDLLEEAARATAQHLPAGEHGVWAVINTAGSSGRGGAPCWESALRSNVLGALRVARTFSPMLAAAASDHPYAGRLFYIGLTSDTACENLSRLDNEASEGNAGAAAVRWGTWGAARALRASLRARRLHVVLLHAPDLSAAEIYAPPVQLTLPSQPSSRPETPSSDVSSSTATCAVTMPGEAAEYSAKVLPTSALKVLEEALTSPSPRDSYYLKIKQDSWFTRMPSLRVAH
- the LOC125068992 gene encoding LOW QUALITY PROTEIN: tigger transposable element-derived protein 4 (The sequence of the model RefSeq protein was modified relative to this genomic sequence to represent the inferred CDS: inserted 4 bases in 3 codons; substituted 2 bases at 2 genomic stop codons), with protein sequence MAPRRTFTVKEKAEIVSKLKNGANNADLCKEFKVSHSTISTMWKNRDKILECFESKSLKIKKNRKPTHXDVEQALLVWLKAQRSQNVPLSGRLLQEKVNHFARLFGKIDFECSESWIYRFRQRHDIVVGKVCGEAASVSHRDCDNWLKTVFPKLIIWNADETXKLTPEKTLKFKXEKCVGGKLSKDRITVLVASSMAGEKRNLLVIGKAKKPRCFKNVKSLPFDYQLNKKAWMTSDIFENVLQKWDSQLRNXKKKIILFICNCPAHPKIENFTNIKLAFLLPNTIQPIDQGIIKTLKSHYRKILVQKMMNDVENAAGSFSVNLLDAIEMITTAWARVTPDRIKKCFLQARFCKTSVNITIDDELEIPLAQLTTASSGTNVADWETXVSIDSQLITTSNLTDNEIVETVVPSPTTQDEENEEEEEDDKEGEIPTTEDVLCAVTRLKRYCLFGDRKDTIDIEGVMKIEYTLQRVLAQKNELKQNAGPFNAQYKR
- the LOC125068870 gene encoding deoxyribonuclease-2-alpha: MYSFTMERGRRLPFGCINFIFFMLFITCCNSLTPQCRNEKGEPVDWFYVYKLPREKNHLNPLVRRGVAYMHLTPSKLRGGWIMSDLSISDPRSMVGRTLAPLYQDKNIISLVYNDQPPATEHQPDLLQSVAEMYSKNKKVQMKQAGVKKFKKFKLGEKYYDDYDLAEMCKMHSKFMKSRVENGHTKGVVLGDKFTALWLVHSVPRFPPLPDMNGLNVSSYNYPTTGMKYGQTFLCVSVPTSTLNQIGTQLKYNEPLIVYHHIPQEFDSELPNLVDVIRNKTIDAAPWYHIESFETLVGRKFLSFAKSAMFNDDLYSGLVAEVLQSDLLVESWTNGPGTLDSECTRNFQVRNIERLKFPIAKMSFTSHNDHSKWTVAVAHKMHNTQDTKVADYWVCVGDINRALPQESRGGGTVCTSGPILWGNFAHLIESVQTCN